From one Haloferax marinisediminis genomic stretch:
- the arcD gene encoding arginine/ornithine antiporter ArcD → MGTDSYTPRSFDDLSPEKRPSFLQALIPVVGLVAFLGLGSAWLKLDPHIPLIWSIALVGLLGRYVWGYTWTDLYEGIERSLSMGLQAVLILFVIYGVVATWVSAGTIPTLMYFGLDLLSPEIFLPATAILVGITTFAIGSSWTAVGTLGVAFIGIGSGLGVPEPMTAGAILTGAYAGDKQSPLSDTTNLAAAVTNTDLYDHIRAMRNGTLIAFGLSVVGFVVLSLGFSGAIPAGQITEIQTALTSSYNISLLAFIPLAVTFGLAAAGYPALNVLLAGAFAGAFTSLLVQGTTFVTAWQVFMRGTSPETGSELVNSLLAAGGVSGSAWTIAIVVAALTLGGLLEQTGVLAVLAHRLEQGVKNTGSLVAATGASAILTNALTAQQYMSIVVPGMTLRNTYDEFGLDSSDLSQAIESAGTPTGALFPWHAGGAYMSGVLGVATLSYAPYYFFGYLSPLVLFAFVAAGIGFSGNATSSGAAATSPADD, encoded by the coding sequence ATGGGAACTGATAGTTACACGCCACGGTCGTTCGACGACCTCTCGCCGGAGAAGCGCCCAAGTTTCCTCCAAGCGCTCATTCCGGTCGTCGGGCTCGTCGCGTTCCTCGGCCTCGGCTCGGCGTGGCTGAAACTCGACCCACACATTCCGCTCATCTGGAGTATCGCACTCGTCGGCCTCCTCGGTCGCTACGTCTGGGGATACACCTGGACCGACCTCTACGAGGGTATCGAACGAAGTCTGTCGATGGGCCTGCAGGCAGTGTTGATTCTGTTCGTCATCTACGGCGTCGTCGCGACGTGGGTGTCCGCAGGGACGATTCCGACGCTGATGTACTTCGGCCTCGACCTGCTCTCGCCGGAAATCTTCCTGCCCGCAACGGCCATCCTCGTCGGCATCACCACCTTCGCCATCGGTTCGTCGTGGACTGCCGTCGGCACTCTCGGTGTCGCGTTCATCGGCATCGGCTCTGGACTCGGCGTCCCCGAGCCGATGACCGCCGGTGCAATCCTCACTGGTGCCTACGCGGGTGACAAGCAGTCACCCCTCTCGGACACGACCAATCTCGCTGCTGCGGTCACGAACACCGACCTCTACGACCACATCCGAGCGATGCGCAACGGGACGCTCATCGCGTTCGGACTCTCTGTCGTTGGCTTCGTCGTCCTCAGTCTCGGCTTCTCCGGGGCGATTCCTGCCGGCCAAATCACCGAGATTCAGACTGCACTCACCTCCTCGTACAACATCTCGCTCCTCGCGTTCATCCCACTCGCCGTCACCTTCGGCCTCGCCGCCGCGGGATACCCCGCGCTCAACGTGCTCCTCGCCGGTGCCTTCGCAGGCGCCTTCACGAGTCTCCTCGTCCAAGGTACCACGTTCGTCACGGCGTGGCAGGTCTTCATGCGCGGAACCAGCCCCGAAACCGGGTCTGAACTCGTCAACAGTCTCCTCGCCGCCGGTGGCGTCTCCGGGTCCGCGTGGACCATCGCCATCGTCGTCGCCGCACTGACGCTCGGCGGCCTCCTCGAACAGACTGGTGTCCTCGCCGTGCTCGCACACCGCCTCGAACAAGGTGTCAAAAACACCGGGTCGCTCGTCGCCGCGACGGGTGCCTCCGCGATTCTGACCAACGCGCTCACGGCCCAACAGTACATGAGCATCGTCGTCCCCGGCATGACGCTCCGGAACACCTACGACGAGTTCGGCCTCGACAGTTCGGACCTCTCGCAGGCCATCGAGTCCGCAGGAACCCCGACGGGTGCACTCTTCCCGTGGCACGCCGGTGGCGCGTACATGTCGGGCGTTCTCGGTGTTGCCACGCTCTCGTACGCCCCGTACTACTTCTTCGGTTACCTCTCACCGCTCGTCTTGTTCGCCTTCGTCGCCGCTGGAATCGGTTTCTCCGGGAATGCGACGAGTTCGGGTGCCGCCGCCACGAGTCCGGCAGACGACTGA
- a CDS encoding PH domain-containing protein, which yields MSVDDWMARGADETVVWEGRPRIQTILPSIGVGVVVAGGALAAATTIDEPLVGLLALFGLLFPVWSYLRVTNTRFVVTNRALYRKTGVFSRTVQRVSLDRVQNSTFSQGITGSLFDYGTVSVEAAGGGEIQFEDVDDPREVRTVIDGRLGRDELPGTVEQWTAVLDEVRALRTALE from the coding sequence ATGAGCGTCGACGACTGGATGGCCCGGGGAGCGGACGAAACGGTCGTCTGGGAGGGGCGACCACGCATTCAGACGATTCTTCCGTCTATCGGCGTCGGCGTCGTCGTGGCCGGCGGTGCGCTCGCCGCAGCGACAACCATCGACGAACCACTCGTCGGACTGCTCGCGCTCTTCGGACTCCTCTTTCCTGTCTGGTCGTACCTCCGCGTCACCAACACACGATTCGTCGTCACGAACCGCGCACTGTACCGGAAGACTGGCGTCTTCTCGCGGACCGTCCAGCGCGTCTCTCTCGACCGGGTGCAGAACAGCACCTTCTCGCAGGGTATCACCGGGTCGCTGTTCGACTACGGCACAGTGTCTGTCGAAGCCGCAGGTGGCGGAGAGATACAGTTCGAGGACGTGGACGACCCACGAGAAGTTCGCACCGTGATAGACGGGCGCCTCGGCCGCGACGAACTGCCGGGGACCGTCGAACAGTGGACTGCCGTCCTCGACGAGGTTCGCGCGCTCCGAACTGCGCTGGAATAG
- a CDS encoding vWA domain-containing protein, which produces MVLDEFFLAPLGLVALLGAIPLIVLYLLRPEPARRTLPTFRFLAETAGRTASNPIFDRLLRSLLLLIQLLAIVTLVVSLATPYVLVPEAETVSETVLVLDTSASMAVRDNGGTRFDKALSAARDEVTGTTSVVAASSSADVVVRRGSSIDARAALDGLTVTDSPGDLRTAVTTATSIAGEDARIVVLSDFADDSPWADAVREARARGLVVELQQFAGGGENNVGIVDRRFSGTNVTVTVKNYRDTPATRTVSLAGTSRQVELAAGDVATATLPVPAGGGRVTLSPSDSFATDDELYIAAPEDESIDVLVLTNDENEYLTAALSVIPEVSLTVDNPPTSITSSYDVIIYSNVNPGRILRSNVDAGRDTLADGGGVAIQAQEEPPNYGDLLLVSPERIGTTPTIRSVEAHELTRDITFPPPTEYVVGSLQDGESLVTATDGTSLIAISERGEGRLVYYGFIEEQSAFKFNYQYPVFWKRTVFYLAGRSTLGELNQPTGGSIGASPNQTVEGPSGEITGPEVRLADAGFYRVGNERVAASLLSESESDVVAPPLTGENAPANFPTRVEERLVPDALTEWAVLVALGATLVELGYLRRRGDL; this is translated from the coding sequence ATGGTCCTCGACGAGTTCTTCTTAGCCCCTCTCGGACTCGTAGCGCTCCTCGGCGCTATCCCCCTCATCGTTCTCTATCTTCTGCGGCCGGAGCCGGCCCGGCGGACCCTCCCAACCTTTCGGTTCCTCGCAGAGACAGCAGGGCGAACCGCATCGAATCCAATCTTCGACCGACTGCTCCGAAGTCTGCTCCTTCTCATCCAACTCCTCGCAATCGTCACGTTGGTCGTGTCGCTTGCGACGCCGTACGTTCTCGTCCCGGAGGCAGAGACTGTCTCCGAGACGGTTCTTGTTCTCGACACGAGTGCGAGTATGGCGGTCCGTGACAACGGTGGGACGCGATTCGACAAGGCGCTCAGCGCCGCGCGTGACGAAGTGACTGGAACTACGTCCGTCGTCGCAGCCTCCTCGTCCGCTGATGTCGTGGTCAGGCGTGGGAGCAGCATCGACGCGAGAGCAGCACTCGACGGACTCACCGTGACCGACTCACCGGGAGACCTCCGCACGGCGGTCACGACAGCAACGTCGATTGCCGGCGAAGACGCCCGTATCGTCGTCCTCAGCGACTTCGCGGACGACTCACCGTGGGCAGACGCCGTTCGTGAGGCCCGCGCGAGAGGACTCGTCGTGGAACTCCAGCAGTTCGCCGGTGGCGGCGAGAACAACGTCGGTATCGTCGACCGGCGCTTCTCGGGGACGAACGTCACCGTCACCGTGAAAAACTACAGAGACACGCCAGCCACACGCACGGTCTCACTCGCCGGGACGAGCCGACAGGTCGAACTCGCCGCTGGTGACGTGGCGACTGCGACGCTTCCGGTTCCAGCGGGCGGTGGACGCGTCACGCTCTCACCGAGCGATAGCTTCGCCACCGACGACGAGTTGTACATCGCGGCACCGGAAGACGAGTCCATAGACGTACTCGTCCTCACGAACGACGAGAACGAGTACCTCACTGCGGCGCTGTCGGTCATCCCTGAGGTATCGCTGACGGTCGACAACCCGCCGACGAGTATCACCTCGTCGTACGACGTCATCATCTACAGTAACGTCAACCCTGGTCGCATACTCAGGAGTAACGTCGATGCCGGACGTGATACCCTCGCTGATGGCGGCGGCGTTGCGATTCAGGCCCAAGAAGAGCCACCGAACTATGGCGACCTCCTCCTCGTCTCTCCGGAGCGAATCGGAACGACTCCGACGATCAGGTCCGTCGAAGCGCACGAACTGACTCGGGACATCACCTTCCCCCCACCGACCGAGTACGTCGTTGGGTCCCTCCAAGATGGTGAGTCGCTGGTGACGGCGACCGATGGCACGTCACTCATCGCCATCTCGGAACGCGGAGAAGGTCGCCTCGTCTACTATGGGTTCATCGAAGAGCAGTCGGCGTTCAAGTTCAACTACCAGTATCCGGTGTTCTGGAAACGCACCGTCTTCTATCTCGCCGGGCGCTCGACACTTGGTGAACTGAACCAACCGACGGGTGGGTCTATCGGAGCCAGTCCGAATCAGACGGTCGAGGGGCCGTCTGGAGAGATTACCGGCCCTGAGGTACGACTCGCTGATGCGGGGTTCTACCGCGTTGGAAACGAGCGGGTCGCCGCGTCACTCCTCAGTGAGTCCGAGTCCGACGTGGTCGCACCCCCGTTGACGGGTGAGAACGCGCCAGCAAACTTCCCGACACGAGTCGAAGAACGACTGGTTCCTGACGCGTTGACCGAGTGGGCGGTCCTCGTCGCACTCGGCGCTACGCTCGTCGAACTGGGCTACCTGCGTCGTCGAGGTGACCTCTGA
- a CDS encoding PH domain-containing protein yields the protein METEFDWLTLDTDEEVLWADTPHPYSLVSVLIIGIPLSFFLIGIPILVGGYLSFKNTNYVVTSDALYRKTGVLSRNVQRIEFDKVQDTSYSQTFFGAQFGYGSVNISTAGGSGIEMSFQNVAEPQSLQTLVNERIKRRGGRDADADGKAAVLDDILTELRAIRAAVEDDGETHTESATASTDDTSESVEPNDFDFDSSVTDER from the coding sequence ATGGAGACAGAATTCGATTGGCTCACCCTCGATACCGACGAGGAGGTTCTCTGGGCGGACACCCCGCACCCGTACAGCCTCGTCTCGGTACTCATCATCGGCATCCCGCTCTCGTTTTTCCTCATCGGGATTCCCATCCTCGTCGGTGGGTATCTCTCGTTCAAGAACACGAACTACGTCGTCACCTCCGATGCGCTCTACAGGAAGACGGGCGTCCTCTCGCGGAACGTCCAGCGTATCGAGTTCGACAAGGTCCAAGACACCTCGTACAGCCAGACGTTCTTCGGCGCGCAGTTCGGCTACGGGTCGGTGAACATCAGCACTGCAGGAGGAAGCGGTATCGAGATGAGTTTCCAGAACGTCGCGGAACCCCAGTCGCTCCAGACGCTCGTCAACGAGCGAATCAAACGACGCGGCGGCCGTGACGCCGATGCAGACGGCAAAGCTGCCGTCCTCGACGACATCCTCACCGAACTCCGTGCGATTCGGGCGGCAGTCGAGGACGACGGCGAGACGCACACGGAGTCCGCGACGGCATCGACAGACGACACGTCCGAGTCGGTCGAACCGAACGACTTCGACTTCGATTCGTCGGTGACGGACGAGCGATGA
- a CDS encoding 2-oxo acid dehydrogenase subunit E2, whose amino-acid sequence MGTRGDRLEPLPLRRRGTVDYMRMAGRRSTVHGLVELDVTEARDRIETNEEETGEQISFTGFIVFCLAQAIDDHPHINAYRDWRGRVHVFADVDVNVLVETTIQGSRIGVPHVIRAANRRSIHSIHDEIRTAQESPDPTELSRWSTLALRLPGVIRRHVWRLPQLFPRRWKSMAGTVSVTSVGMFGNGGGWAVTPTNYTVQLTVGGISRKPRLVDGELSTREFLDLTVTFDHDVVDGAPAARFVQRLGELIESAHGLPNPKGE is encoded by the coding sequence ATGGGAACGCGAGGAGACCGTCTCGAACCACTCCCTCTCCGTCGACGTGGGACGGTCGATTACATGCGAATGGCGGGCCGGAGAAGCACCGTTCACGGCCTCGTCGAACTCGACGTGACCGAGGCGAGAGACCGCATCGAGACCAACGAGGAGGAGACGGGGGAACAGATTTCGTTCACCGGTTTCATTGTGTTCTGTCTCGCACAGGCCATCGACGACCACCCACACATCAACGCGTATCGCGATTGGCGTGGTCGGGTTCACGTCTTCGCCGACGTGGACGTGAACGTCCTCGTCGAGACGACGATTCAGGGGAGTCGAATCGGCGTCCCGCACGTCATCAGAGCGGCCAATCGGCGGTCGATCCACTCTATCCACGACGAGATACGAACTGCACAGGAGTCACCAGACCCGACAGAACTCTCACGGTGGAGTACGCTGGCACTCCGACTGCCAGGGGTTATCCGGCGACACGTGTGGCGTCTGCCACAGTTGTTCCCCCGGCGGTGGAAGTCGATGGCGGGGACTGTCAGCGTGACTTCCGTTGGAATGTTTGGGAACGGGGGTGGGTGGGCAGTCACGCCGACGAACTACACAGTCCAACTGACCGTTGGTGGCATCAGCAGAAAACCGAGACTCGTCGACGGAGAACTCAGCACGCGAGAGTTCCTCGACCTCACGGTGACGTTCGACCACGATGTCGTCGACGGCGCGCCTGCCGCTCGCTTCGTCCAACGGCTCGGAGAACTCATCGAGAGCGCTCACGGGCTGCCGAATCCAAAGGGAGAGTGA